One Micromonospora craniellae genomic region harbors:
- the mug gene encoding G/U mismatch-specific DNA glycosylase: MTGQPEGSQARRTRRTTGPGPGSASRASHADRERRPTREELAAAVDQLLPDVVAPGSDVLFVGINPGLWSAATGWHFARPGNRFWPALHRGGFTPRLMHPSEQDELPGLGLGITNMVARASARADELSAAELVDGARELTGKVDAYRPRWVAVVGVTAYRIGFARPKATFGRQPESLAGAHLWVLPNPSGLNAHYTPQTLGAAFAELREATTRE; encoded by the coding sequence GTGACCGGGCAACCGGAGGGCAGCCAGGCCCGACGGACCCGCCGCACCACGGGTCCCGGCCCCGGATCCGCGTCCCGCGCCAGCCACGCCGATCGGGAACGCCGACCGACCCGGGAGGAGTTGGCGGCGGCCGTGGACCAGCTGCTGCCGGATGTCGTCGCGCCCGGGTCGGACGTGCTCTTCGTCGGGATCAACCCCGGGCTGTGGTCGGCCGCGACCGGCTGGCACTTCGCCCGCCCCGGCAACCGATTCTGGCCGGCGCTGCACCGGGGCGGATTCACCCCGCGCCTGATGCACCCCAGCGAACAGGACGAGTTGCCCGGCCTCGGGCTGGGCATCACCAACATGGTGGCCCGGGCCAGCGCCCGCGCCGACGAGCTGTCCGCCGCCGAGCTGGTCGACGGGGCACGGGAGCTGACCGGCAAGGTCGACGCGTACCGGCCGCGCTGGGTGGCGGTGGTCGGGGTGACCGCGTACCGGATCGGGTTCGCCCGGCCGAAGGCCACCTTCGGCCGGCAGCCCGAGTCGCTGGCCGGCGCCCACCTCTGGGTACTGCCGAATCCCAGCGGCCTGAACGCGCACTACACCCCGCAGACGCTCGGTGCCGCCTTCGCCGAACTGCGCGAGGCGACGACCCGGGAGTGA
- a CDS encoding SDR family oxidoreductase: MDLGLTDRVYVLTGASRGLGHATARCLVTDGARVVLSARHADTVAAATAGLGGPEHAVGITADLTDPDTPERLVQAAHQHFGRLDGALVSVGGPPPGSAASVDDDQWRHAFETIFLGSVRTVRTVAGALPDGGAIALVLSTSVRDPVPGLGISNGLRPGLAGVAKDVADEYGPRGVRVVGLLPGRIMTDRNRELFAASGDPERARAEAEAGIPLRRIGDPDEFGRVAAFVLSPAASYLTGVTIPVDGGALRGL; the protein is encoded by the coding sequence ATGGATCTAGGACTCACCGACCGGGTGTACGTGCTCACCGGCGCCTCCCGCGGCCTCGGTCACGCCACGGCGCGGTGCCTGGTCACCGACGGTGCCCGGGTAGTGCTCTCGGCCCGGCACGCCGACACGGTGGCCGCCGCCACGGCCGGACTGGGCGGGCCGGAGCACGCCGTCGGCATCACCGCCGACCTCACCGACCCGGACACTCCCGAACGGCTGGTGCAGGCCGCCCACCAGCACTTCGGTCGGCTCGACGGTGCCCTGGTCTCAGTGGGCGGACCACCCCCCGGCAGCGCCGCCTCGGTCGACGACGACCAGTGGCGGCACGCCTTCGAGACCATCTTCCTGGGCAGCGTACGCACGGTGCGCACGGTGGCCGGGGCGCTGCCGGACGGGGGCGCCATCGCGCTGGTGCTGTCCACCTCGGTGCGGGACCCGGTGCCCGGGCTGGGCATCTCCAACGGGCTCCGCCCCGGCCTGGCCGGGGTCGCCAAGGACGTCGCCGACGAGTACGGCCCCCGTGGCGTACGGGTGGTCGGGCTGTTGCCGGGGCGGATCATGACCGATCGGAACCGGGAACTCTTCGCGGCCAGCGGCGACCCCGAACGGGCCCGGGCCGAGGCAGAGGCCGGCATCCCTCTGCGCCGCATCGGTGACCCCGACGAGTTCGGCCGGGTGGCCGCGTTCGTGCTCTCCCCGGCCGCGAGCTACCTGACCGGGGTCACCATCCCGGTCGACGGCGGCGCGCTGCGCGGCCTGTGA
- a CDS encoding DUF692 domain-containing protein, which produces MTGPHGVGIGWRPEIAGFVADLPGLRFVEVVAEGVSPTDPPDGLVELRRHGVTVVPHGVRLSLGGAEPVEPARVSHLAAVAEALAAPLVSEHIAFVRAGGLEAGHLLPLPRTREAVDVLCANVARARAELPVPIALEPIAALFDWPDDELDEAAFLSEILDRTDALLLLDIANVHANARNRGTDPLALLDRLPLERVAYVHVAGGADHGGFYHDTHTDPVGADVLDLLAELCARHRPPAVMLERDGHYPPATELRAELDAVAAACGFPVVT; this is translated from the coding sequence ATGACCGGCCCGCACGGGGTGGGCATCGGCTGGCGACCGGAGATCGCCGGATTCGTCGCCGACCTGCCCGGCCTGCGCTTCGTCGAGGTGGTCGCCGAGGGCGTGTCCCCCACCGACCCACCCGACGGGCTGGTCGAGCTGCGGCGGCACGGCGTGACCGTGGTGCCGCACGGGGTACGGCTCTCCCTCGGCGGCGCCGAGCCGGTCGAGCCGGCCCGGGTCAGCCACCTGGCGGCGGTCGCCGAGGCACTGGCGGCCCCGCTGGTCAGTGAGCACATCGCCTTCGTCCGGGCCGGCGGTCTGGAGGCGGGGCACCTGCTGCCGCTGCCCCGCACCCGGGAGGCGGTCGACGTGCTCTGTGCCAACGTCGCGCGAGCCCGGGCCGAGTTGCCGGTGCCGATCGCGTTGGAACCGATCGCCGCGCTGTTCGACTGGCCGGACGACGAACTCGACGAGGCGGCGTTCCTCAGCGAGATCCTGGACCGCACCGACGCGCTGCTGCTGCTCGACATCGCCAACGTGCACGCCAATGCCCGTAACCGGGGCACCGATCCGCTGGCCCTGCTGGACCGGCTGCCGTTGGAACGCGTCGCGTACGTGCACGTCGCCGGGGGCGCCGACCACGGTGGGTTCTATCACGACACCCACACCGACCCGGTCGGTGCGGACGTACTCGACCTGCTCGCCGAGTTGTGCGCGCGGCACCGGCCACCGGCGGTCATGTTGGAACGCGACGGCCACTACCCGCCCGCCACCGAACTGCGCGCCGAGTTGGACGCCGTGGCCGCCGCCTGCGGGTTCCCGGTGGTGACGTGA
- a CDS encoding TIGR04222 domain-containing membrane protein, whose protein sequence is MTDFAADFHTWGIPSLTFLFFYLAAAVVLAVGTLIHRRTLLSGRTAPPADQLGPQQVAYLNGGKNLAVWTAIGALRGQGVIGVDRRHRLTADAPLPTGATPLDRAVHHAATQRCPARQVARTEWVVRALAELRDGLDRHGLLITPEQRVALRIGPLLMAVLSAVGIARIVAGVMNGRPVWYLVAVVLGLMVLCTLLFALVPRRTKAANAALRLLRMRNSHLAPHSNPSYATYGAAGTAMAVALYGSATIWALDPTFAQQAELQRQAAASTSGTAACGGSSTADASGGGCGGGGGGGCGG, encoded by the coding sequence ATGACGGACTTCGCGGCGGACTTCCACACGTGGGGCATTCCCAGCCTCACCTTCCTGTTCTTCTACCTGGCGGCGGCTGTCGTACTCGCCGTCGGCACCCTGATCCACCGCCGGACGCTGCTGTCCGGCCGTACCGCGCCCCCCGCCGACCAGCTCGGTCCGCAGCAGGTCGCCTACCTCAACGGCGGGAAGAACCTGGCGGTCTGGACCGCCATCGGCGCCCTGCGCGGCCAGGGCGTGATCGGGGTGGACCGGCGCCATCGACTGACCGCTGACGCTCCCCTGCCAACCGGCGCGACCCCGCTCGACCGCGCCGTCCACCACGCCGCGACCCAGCGCTGCCCTGCCCGACAGGTCGCCAGGACCGAGTGGGTGGTCCGCGCGCTCGCCGAACTCCGCGACGGCCTGGACCGGCACGGGCTGCTGATCACCCCGGAGCAGCGGGTGGCCCTGCGGATCGGCCCGCTGCTGATGGCCGTGCTGTCAGCGGTCGGCATCGCGCGGATCGTCGCCGGGGTGATGAACGGACGACCGGTCTGGTATCTCGTGGCCGTCGTGCTCGGGCTCATGGTGCTGTGCACGCTGCTGTTCGCCCTGGTGCCCCGACGCACCAAGGCCGCCAACGCGGCACTGCGGCTGTTGCGCATGCGCAACAGCCACCTGGCCCCCCACAGCAACCCGTCGTACGCAACCTACGGTGCCGCCGGCACCGCGATGGCGGTGGCCCTCTACGGCAGCGCCACGATCTGGGCACTGGATCCCACCTTCGCTCAGCAGGCCGAACTCCAACGTCAGGCGGCGGCCAGCACCAGCGGCACCGCGGCGTGCGGCGGCAGCAGCACCGCGGACGCCAGCGGCGGAGGCTGCGGCGGAGGCGGCGGAGGCGGGTGCGGCGGATGA
- a CDS encoding TetR/AcrR family transcriptional regulator, which produces MPRVSQDQLDARRHEILTAARACFARHGYEGATVRRLEEATGLSRGAIFHHFRDKDSLFLAVAEDDAATMVETVARNGLVQVMRDLLARAVSPDTTGWLGSQLEVSRRLRTDPAFAKRWAERSAAIADATRERLSRQREAGVLREDLPIDVLARFLELAYDGLVLHLAMGRPAGDLGPVLDLVEEAVRRR; this is translated from the coding sequence GTGCCCAGAGTAAGTCAGGACCAGCTCGACGCTCGCCGACACGAGATCCTCACCGCCGCGCGCGCCTGTTTCGCCCGACACGGTTACGAGGGCGCCACCGTTCGCCGGCTCGAGGAGGCGACCGGGTTGTCCCGAGGGGCCATCTTCCACCACTTCCGCGACAAGGACTCCCTCTTCCTGGCCGTCGCCGAGGACGACGCGGCGACGATGGTGGAGACGGTCGCCCGCAACGGTCTGGTCCAGGTGATGCGGGATCTGCTCGCCCGGGCGGTCTCCCCGGACACCACCGGATGGCTCGGCAGCCAACTGGAGGTCTCCCGGCGGCTGCGGACCGACCCGGCCTTCGCCAAGCGGTGGGCCGAGCGCTCGGCGGCCATCGCCGACGCCACCCGCGAGCGACTGTCCCGGCAACGCGAGGCCGGGGTGCTGCGCGAGGACCTACCCATCGACGTGCTGGCCCGCTTCCTCGAACTCGCCTACGACGGCCTGGTCCTGCACCTGGCCATGGGACGACCCGCCGGTGACCTCGGTCCCGTCCTCGACCTGGTCGAGGAGGCCGTCCGCCGCCGCTGA
- a CDS encoding HAD family hydrolase translates to MPLLLLDLDNTLLDRAGPFRTWAERFLDGIGAPAHDIEWLLSIDADGLTDRWDVADAIRDRYRLRIPSIDLVEELHDGVVEYTRLDPLVACALRIADDAGWMPVVVTNGTVRLQDAKIRRTGLDRYVADWVISEEAGVSKPNPRIFALAAQRARMPLRGAWVIGDGPEADIGGATAVGLPSIWLHRGRPWTDARFAPTVTVDTVIAAIAAIMGA, encoded by the coding sequence GTGCCGCTGCTCCTGCTGGATCTGGACAACACCCTGCTCGACCGGGCCGGGCCGTTCCGCACCTGGGCAGAGCGTTTCCTCGACGGCATCGGTGCGCCCGCACACGACATCGAATGGCTGTTGTCGATCGATGCCGACGGGTTGACCGACCGTTGGGACGTCGCGGACGCCATCCGGGACCGCTACCGCCTGCGGATTCCGTCCATCGACCTGGTGGAGGAGCTGCACGACGGCGTCGTCGAGTACACCCGGCTCGATCCCCTGGTCGCCTGCGCGCTGCGGATCGCCGACGACGCCGGCTGGATGCCGGTGGTGGTCACCAACGGCACGGTACGCCTGCAGGACGCCAAGATCCGGCGTACCGGGCTGGATCGCTACGTGGCCGACTGGGTCATCTCCGAAGAGGCCGGGGTCAGCAAGCCCAACCCGCGGATCTTCGCGCTGGCCGCCCAGCGGGCCCGGATGCCGCTGCGCGGCGCCTGGGTGATCGGCGACGGCCCGGAGGCCGACATCGGCGGCGCCACCGCGGTCGGCCTGCCCAGCATCTGGCTGCACCGGGGCCGGCCCTGGACGGACGCCCGGTTCGCGCCGACGGTCACGGTCGACACGGTGATCGCCGCCATCGCCGCGATCATGGGCGCGTAA
- a CDS encoding DUF2630 family protein, translating to MDDKTILSRISGLVDEEHRLRAEAQAHEAGTDDEARTRLRELEESLDQCWDLLRRRRAARQAHGDPDAQGARPVPEVERYLQ from the coding sequence ATGGACGACAAGACGATCCTGAGCCGGATCTCCGGTCTGGTCGACGAGGAGCACCGGCTGCGCGCCGAGGCGCAGGCCCACGAGGCGGGCACCGACGACGAGGCCCGCACCCGGCTGCGTGAGCTGGAGGAGTCCCTCGACCAGTGCTGGGACCTGCTACGCCGCCGACGCGCCGCGCGACAGGCACACGGCGACCCCGACGCCCAGGGCGCGCGTCCGGTGCCCGAGGTCGAGCGGTACCTGCAGTAG
- a CDS encoding cytochrome P450, translated as MPLWHTLPNLLRDPARALVEFGERSAGQVVRLNLGSLRPYLVTHPEHLQQVLRERSGNYVRAGDGLQWRPLKRLFGEGILGDGEHWADSRQILQPLFTARRIDTMVDRLAVAIEEAVDELAEPARTGRPVDMGTVQARIVCSAIMRVFFADRISVSDAMRIMQAQDAIARSVMPRILVPWAPLAVPMPGDRTFRRAVQLIDDLLLPTVRATRHEAVDGADDIISTLWRGRTEDGGRLDEQQVRNDTVAMVATTTETTISVLTWLWPHIERNPEIAARLQAEIDEVVGGQPVRREHLRDLRYTRQVLDELLRLYPIGWLFPRNAVEEDVVGGVRIPAGSTVVVSPLITHRMSMFWERPEVFDPDRFRPEQARQRHRYTHFPFGGGPHQCLGMHLFYLEATLIVASLLSRFRFRLCRPAVPGIKVAAALRPLAPVEAVLRPAAGVAA; from the coding sequence ATACCTCTATGGCACACGCTACCCAACCTGCTGCGTGATCCGGCCCGGGCCCTCGTGGAGTTCGGTGAACGCTCTGCGGGCCAGGTCGTCCGGCTCAATCTCGGCTCGCTGCGCCCGTACCTGGTCACCCACCCCGAGCACCTGCAACAGGTGCTGCGCGAGCGGTCCGGCAACTACGTGCGTGCCGGCGACGGTCTGCAGTGGCGTCCGTTGAAACGCCTCTTCGGCGAGGGCATCCTCGGTGACGGCGAGCACTGGGCCGACAGCCGACAGATCCTCCAGCCGCTGTTCACCGCCCGCCGCATCGACACGATGGTCGACCGTCTGGCCGTGGCGATCGAGGAGGCCGTCGACGAACTGGCGGAGCCGGCGCGTACCGGCCGGCCGGTGGACATGGGCACGGTGCAGGCCCGGATCGTCTGTTCGGCGATCATGCGGGTCTTCTTCGCGGACAGGATCTCGGTGTCCGACGCGATGCGGATCATGCAGGCGCAGGATGCCATCGCCCGGTCGGTGATGCCCAGGATCCTGGTGCCATGGGCACCGCTGGCCGTGCCCATGCCGGGCGACCGGACGTTCCGCCGGGCCGTACAGCTCATCGACGACCTGCTGTTGCCGACCGTGCGGGCCACCCGCCACGAGGCCGTCGACGGCGCCGACGACATCATCAGCACGTTGTGGCGGGGACGCACCGAGGACGGTGGTCGACTCGACGAGCAGCAGGTCCGCAACGACACCGTGGCGATGGTGGCCACCACCACCGAGACCACGATCAGCGTCCTCACCTGGCTGTGGCCGCACATCGAGCGCAACCCCGAGATCGCCGCCCGTCTGCAGGCCGAGATCGACGAGGTGGTCGGCGGCCAGCCGGTACGCCGGGAACACCTGCGCGACCTGCGGTACACCCGGCAGGTGCTGGACGAGTTGCTCCGGCTCTATCCGATCGGCTGGCTCTTCCCCCGCAACGCGGTCGAGGAGGACGTCGTCGGCGGAGTCCGGATCCCGGCTGGCTCCACCGTGGTGGTCAGCCCACTGATCACCCACCGAATGTCGATGTTCTGGGAGCGGCCCGAGGTCTTCGACCCGGACCGGTTCCGGCCCGAGCAGGCCCGGCAGCGGCACCGGTACACGCACTTCCCGTTCGGTGGGGGCCCGCACCAGTGCCTGGGCATGCACCTGTTCTACCTGGAGGCGACGCTGATCGTGGCCAGCCTGCTGAGCCGGTTCCGGTTCCGGCTGTGCCGTCCGGCCGTACCCGGCATCAAGGTGGCCGCCGCGTTGCGTCCCCTTGCGCCGGTCGAGGCGGTCCTGCGGCCGGCGGCGGGTGTCGCGGCGTGA
- a CDS encoding terpene synthase family protein: protein MTDAAEQGRICALAAQGQRDLAAVAASYPELFPPRPFDATLFGNVAMAIAFGAPWCDLDRLRVTNRAVLWGFAVDWLVDHEARARDEIDRLAVRCLAVVDGGTPDEGDQLGAFLAELRDELVTVPAFAAHRERWREETRKVLAAMAREWDWKQTPDTLPGFEEYLDNAANLACTVVNVVHWIHADDPATLAHLDALLAASDQVQRILRLVNDLGSYERDLRWGDLNALLLVSRAEVEKRIAELVAEARDRLAALRGDCPVAADYLARQIGFSSGFYRSTDFWGTP, encoded by the coding sequence ATGACCGACGCCGCCGAACAGGGCCGGATCTGCGCCCTCGCCGCGCAGGGACAGCGTGACCTGGCGGCGGTCGCCGCCTCGTACCCCGAGCTGTTCCCGCCCCGGCCCTTTGACGCCACCCTGTTCGGCAACGTGGCGATGGCGATCGCCTTCGGCGCGCCCTGGTGCGACCTCGACCGGCTCCGGGTCACCAACCGGGCGGTGCTGTGGGGCTTCGCGGTGGACTGGCTCGTCGACCACGAGGCCCGCGCGCGCGATGAGATCGACCGGCTGGCCGTCCGCTGCCTGGCGGTCGTCGACGGCGGTACGCCGGACGAGGGCGACCAGCTCGGTGCCTTCCTGGCCGAGCTGCGCGACGAACTCGTCACCGTGCCGGCATTCGCCGCGCACCGCGAGCGCTGGCGGGAGGAAACTCGCAAGGTGCTCGCCGCGATGGCGCGGGAGTGGGACTGGAAGCAGACGCCGGACACGCTGCCCGGGTTCGAGGAGTACCTGGACAACGCCGCCAACCTGGCCTGCACCGTGGTCAACGTCGTGCACTGGATCCACGCCGACGACCCGGCCACCCTGGCGCACCTCGACGCGCTGCTCGCGGCGAGCGACCAGGTGCAGCGGATCCTGCGCCTGGTCAACGACCTCGGCTCCTACGAACGCGACCTGCGCTGGGGAGACCTCAACGCGCTGCTGCTGGTGTCCCGCGCCGAGGTGGAGAAGCGGATCGCCGAGCTGGTCGCCGAGGCTCGGGACCGACTCGCGGCACTCCGCGGCGACTGCCCGGTGGCGGCCGACTACCTGGCCCGGCAGATCGGTTTCAGCAGCGGCTTCTACCGGTCCACCGACTTTTGGGGCACGCCGTGA
- a CDS encoding prenyltransferase/squalene oxidase repeat-containing protein — MTRPPETAQTVADAAGELVADLDRKPAGRVSASVYETGRLVADAPWLGGHGRRLAYLLGEQGPDGAWGLPDGYGLVPTASAVEALVTVLVRDEPTDLTGPARSDVEAAAARGLRALARRLETGAPLPDTPAADLIVPALTDRIDTHLARLRDRDAPALPGALPLPRVDRRRLDAVSALLATDRPMPRKLWHAYEVLGPRAATRDEVRPIDGAVGASPAATARWLNHRRTPDRAARAYLDEVVARHDGPVPCCTPITVFERSWTLSTLLRAGVSVRPSPALVAGLAAALGPDGAATGPGLPADADTTSATLYALARLGRPVEPASLFRYDLGTHFCTWRGEDGNSITTNAHVLEALGWHARHTRDGASRYAVRVAALGGWLRDVQQPDGHWTDRWHASPYYATYCAALALAGHATPEVAGEAVDRAIGWVLATQRADGGWGRWSTTTEETAYAVHVLLGAGGPQRPDAAEAAHRALRHLQVSVADDPPLWHDKDLYTPVLVVRAAVLAARLLALGRGAARPGGEGADVSHQGMITSA; from the coding sequence GTGACCAGGCCGCCGGAGACGGCGCAGACCGTCGCCGACGCGGCCGGGGAACTGGTCGCCGACCTGGACCGGAAACCGGCCGGGCGGGTGAGCGCCTCGGTCTACGAGACGGGCCGTCTGGTCGCCGACGCCCCGTGGCTCGGCGGCCACGGCCGGCGATTGGCGTACCTGCTCGGCGAGCAGGGACCGGACGGCGCCTGGGGCCTGCCCGACGGGTACGGCCTGGTGCCGACGGCGAGCGCGGTCGAGGCCCTGGTCACGGTCCTCGTCCGGGACGAGCCCACCGACCTCACCGGACCGGCGCGATCCGATGTGGAGGCCGCCGCCGCTCGCGGGCTGAGGGCGCTGGCCCGGCGTCTGGAAACCGGCGCACCGTTACCGGACACCCCGGCCGCCGACCTGATCGTACCGGCGCTGACCGATCGCATCGACACGCACCTGGCCCGGCTGCGCGACCGGGACGCCCCGGCGCTACCCGGCGCCCTTCCGCTGCCCCGGGTGGACCGGCGGCGCCTCGACGCGGTCTCCGCGTTGCTCGCCACCGACCGCCCGATGCCGCGCAAGCTGTGGCACGCTTACGAGGTCCTCGGGCCGAGGGCCGCCACCCGCGACGAGGTCCGCCCCATCGACGGTGCGGTGGGCGCCTCACCCGCCGCGACGGCCCGGTGGCTCAACCACCGGCGTACGCCGGACCGGGCCGCGCGGGCATACCTGGACGAGGTGGTGGCCCGGCACGACGGCCCAGTGCCGTGCTGCACCCCGATCACCGTCTTCGAACGGTCCTGGACGCTCAGCACGCTTCTCCGGGCAGGTGTGTCGGTCCGACCGTCGCCCGCACTGGTGGCCGGATTGGCCGCCGCGCTCGGCCCGGACGGCGCGGCGACCGGACCGGGGCTACCGGCCGACGCGGACACCACCTCGGCCACCCTGTACGCCCTGGCCAGGCTGGGACGACCGGTCGAGCCGGCGAGCCTGTTCCGCTACGACCTCGGCACTCACTTCTGCACCTGGCGCGGGGAGGACGGCAACTCGATCACCACGAACGCGCACGTGTTGGAGGCGCTGGGCTGGCACGCCCGGCACACCCGCGACGGCGCGAGCCGGTACGCCGTCCGGGTGGCCGCCCTCGGCGGCTGGCTGCGGGACGTCCAGCAGCCGGACGGCCACTGGACGGACCGCTGGCACGCCTCGCCCTACTACGCCACCTACTGCGCGGCCCTGGCGTTGGCCGGTCACGCCACGCCCGAGGTCGCCGGGGAGGCCGTCGACCGGGCGATCGGCTGGGTGCTCGCCACTCAACGCGCCGACGGCGGCTGGGGACGATGGTCGACTACCACGGAGGAGACCGCGTACGCCGTGCACGTCCTGCTCGGCGCGGGCGGCCCGCAGCGGCCCGATGCGGCGGAGGCGGCCCATCGGGCGCTCCGACACCTACAGGTCAGCGTCGCCGACGACCCTCCACTGTGGCACGACAAGGACCTCTACACTCCGGTCCTGGTGGTTCGCGCGGCTGTGCTCGCGGCACGGCTTCTGGCGCTCGGTCGCGGCGCGGCGCGCCCGGGCGGCGAGGGCGCCGACGTGTCCCACCAGGGCATGATCACGAGCGCTTGA